ACCGCATCGTGGCTTGTTCGTGCTCCGGATGGTGTGGTTAACCATCCTTTGGTACTGCGCTTTGTTCATTTACCAACGGATACGAATACACGCGATACCGTGACAGTTGAATCGCGTTCATTCCGCCTTGCCGTTTCGACTGAAGCTAAACAACTTCGTGTGGAACGTATAGCAACGGATCCGGGTACAACGATTTACGTAAACGGTGTTGTTGACAGCATCATGGCATTGCGGTTGAAGAATAGTTCTTCCACGACCAACACCAACGGCATGATCGTTCAGGAATTTAAATTTGTAGTTGAAACTTTTGATTACAAAACGCGCACGTATAACGACACCAACTGGACTGCTTATTTCGATTCGATCACGGTGCGACTTATGGGTGAAGAAGTCAGTTTCGGTCGTGCAAACAATCTAGGTACCGATGAAGATACGGCGGTCGTCCGTGTGGACCAAAATGTAGGATTGAAGAAACTAGCTCGTGCGTTGGCTGTGGATTTAGACTACGGGTTGGCCATTCTTCCCGGAGTCGCCGAAGAAGTTGTATTCAAAGCGAGGGTAAAACCAGCTGTTGCAGGCAAAAACCCAAATTTCAGATTGATATTGGTGGGCGTGACAGCCTATGACAATGATGTACTGGGCTCGCAAGATGCCGGCATCACGGATCTTCCGCTGCTTCCTGCCGTAGATGCTACAGGCAATCTTTTGGGTTCACCGGAAGCCAATGCGGGTAATACAACGCAACAAATGGGCATACAGGATCCGGAGAACGGCGGCAAGGTTGCTCAATTTGGTAATTTCCCCAATCCGTTTGGCAGCAGCGGCAAAGAAAAGACGACTTTCCGTTTCAGAGGAACCGGCGAAAAAGCGGTTATCGAAATTTACACGTTAGCCGGTAATCTCGTAACCAAATTGACACAAAATACTGTAGACGATACACAAGTCGAAATGGTTTGGGATGGCCGCAACGGAAACGGTGAAAAAGTGCGTAACGGTGTTTACATTGCCGTACTGAAATCCGGCGGTGAAGGAAAATATACGACAAAAGTGATGGTCGTACGTTAAACTCAAAATAAATTGTTCAAAAAAATCCTGATCACTACCGGTCAGGATTTTTTGTTACCTTGCATTTCAATAGCTCGTTCTATACATTGCACGCGCCAAAAAATAAATAAGGAAAAAATATGTCCGGCGACGGTTTGACAACAAACCTCAACGATGCTCAAAAAATAGCAGTCCAAACTACCGATGGGCCGGTTTTGATTTTAGCCGGCGCAGGCAGTGGTAAAACGAGCGTTCTTACGCGACGTATTGCGTACCTTATAGCCGAAAAACAAATCAGCCCGTTTAATATTCTCGCCGTAACTTTCACCAATAAAGCCGCCGGTGAAATGAAACACCGTATCGAAAGATTAGTCGGGTATCATAGTCAAAAAATATGGATCGGCACCTTTCATTCCATTTTCGGGAAAATCCTTCGGAATGAAGCTGAAAAAATCGGTTATTCTAAAAACTACACGATTTACGATTCGGATGATCAGCTCAATTTAGTCAAAATTTCGATGGAGTATTTGGGCATTTCTCAAGAATTATATTCGCCCAATATTATCCGCGCCAAAATCAATAAAGCCAAAAATACATTTCAAAATCCATCGCAGTTTCATAAGTCGGTTGATAATCCGATGGATGAAAAGGCGGCGCTAGTTTATACGGATTATGAAAAACGATTACGGCAAGCCAGCGCCTTTGACTTTGATGATTTGATCGTAAAACCGATTGAACTTTTCCAGCAATTTCCCGACACGCTGACTTTCTATCAGGAAAAATTTCACTACATCCATGTAGATGAATATCAAGATACCAACCGGGCACAGTATATTCTTATGAAGATGCTTGCGGCCAAGTATCGCAATCTGTGCGTTGTAGGAGATGATGATCAGTCTATCTACGGATGGCGTCATGCGGACATCGGTAATATTTTAAATTTTGAAAAAGATTACCCGGAAGCCAGCGTTTACAAGCTTGAGCAAAATTATCGATCTACAGCGAATATTCTTCAAGTCGCTAACGAAGTTGTTCGTAACAATGAAATACGCAAAGATAAATCGCTGTGGACAGATAAAGCCCAGGGTAAACTGATTACGGTGTTTGAATGCGATGATGATCGCGCCGAAGCTAAGAACATCGCTCAAGTGATTCAAAAGAAAATTCAGCAGGAAAAAATTCGTTTTGCTGATTTTGCCGTTCTTTACCGTACGAATGCACAAAGCCGCGTACTCGAAGATGCGTTACGTCAAATGTCCATCGCGTATGTCATCGTCGGCGGGGTTCGCTTTTATGATCGCAAAGAAGTAAAAGATGTGATGGCGTATCTCAAGTTGATATCCAATCCGGCCGATGTCATCAGTCTTCAGCGTGTGATCAATTTTCCTGCACGCGGCATCGGTAAAACGACATTGGAAAAGCTTGAGGAGTTTTCTCAGGTGAAAAACATGCCACTCTTTGATGCGTTTCGCAATGTGCGCTCTTTCGGTGCGGGGTTGATCCAGGAGCGAACGATGGCAGCGATCGTGTCATTTTGCGAATTTATTCAGAAGTATCAGGAATTACGCACGCAGATGGGTTTTGGCGAATGGGTGCGTATATTAATAGACGAACTCGGGTTGCTTAAAATGTATCAACAGGAAAATTCAGTAGAAGCGATTTCGCGTTACGAAAATATTGTCGAATTGCTCAACGCCGTATCTGAATTTTCTATGAAATACGACGCCGAACAAGCTGAAGAACCGGTACTTGAAGCCTTTTTGAAAGAAGTGGCATTAGTTGCCGATGTAGATAAATATGATGAAAACAAAAATGCCGTTACCCTGATGACGATACACAGCGCTAAAGGTTTGGAATTCCCGTTAGTCGTAGTCGCGGGTCTTGAAGAAGGTTTGTTTCCTCTCGAGAATGCGCGCAATAATGCACGCGAACTGGAGGAAGAACGACGGTTGTTTTATGTAAGCGCGACGCGTGCGCAGAGAGAATTATATTTATCATTTGCCAAACGACGTATGCGGTTTAATAACATTTATCAAACCGATCGTTCCCGTTTTATTGAAGAAGTGCCGGCTAAATTGCTTGATTGGCAGAAAATTTCAACCTATGAGCCGCGGCTATTCGAAGGGTCGGGGAAATCCTGGCAATCCAAAAACTACTCCGGTTCTGAACGCGTTACAGCGTATGAAGACGGTCCTTCACGTGTCAAAAAATCGTTGAAAGATTTTTCAGATGAAATTGTCACATCGGCTGCGATCACTGAAACTAAATATCGTATCGGTCAGCAAGTTATCCATGCTTCGTTTGGAACCGGCACCATAAAAAACAGCGAAGGCCAAGGCGACAAACAAAAACTCACGATTCTTTTTGGAGATGGAGTAGAACGTCGTTTGATGGTAAAATACGCCAACCTAATGGTCAAATAGTGTACATACGAAAGACTATGTTATGAACATCCGTAATTCATCTATTCTGCTTACGATCATACTTTCGTTGATCCTTTCTACGCCGGCACATACACAAGTGTCGAGCGCCGATACGGATTTTTTATATGCCCGTAAGCTGTATGATGATAAGCTCTATGCGCTCGCAGCGCAGGAATTCGGAAAATTTATACGAAACTATCCTTCCGATATGCGCATCCCGGATGCCCGGTATTATTCGGGTATGGCGCAGTTTAATGAAAAAAATTATGAACAGGCGCGACGTGATTTTCAATTCCTTGCGATCGATTATCCCAAAGATAAACGTGCGCCGGATGCCTGGGCCAAGATAGCAGAATGTTATGCGGCAATGGGGGATTATTCCTCTGCGGCCAATGCGCTTACGAGTATTGCAACATTTTATCCCACCGCACCCAATGCCGTGACGTCCATTATCGAAGCCAGTGAGTATTTTATCAAAGCGGGTGATCTGCGCAGCGCTAAAGATCGTTTGCAAAAACTCATCGCCGATCGTCCCGATATTCCGGAAGCTAATGTCAGCCGCTTCAAACTGGCGATGCTTCTCAAAAATGAAAACGATTGGCCGGCCGCTTCCGGTGCACTGCAAACGGTCATTGAAAAATCAAAAGATCAGGAATTGGTGGCTTCGGCCATGTTTGAACAGGCGGGAATCGCGGATCGCCTTGGTAAATCCGATGAAGCGCGAAATGCTTATGTCCGAATCGTAACACGATACAGTAAGACCAAGGTCAACGTATATGCCTTGTTCGAATTAGGCAATATTCTATTCAGAGAACGTAATTTTATCGATGCGCGTAAAAACTTTGAAATCGTCATTTCCAATACACTTGCTCCGGAGCCACTCAAACATGCCGCGCAGATCAATCTTGGCGATATGCTTTTCGTCAATGAGAAATATACTCTGGCGCTTGATCTGTATAAACGTGTTTCATCCGAAAAAAACGATAGTCTAAATGCATTAGAGGCCAATTTTAAATCCGGTTTAGCCTCGGAAAAACTAAATCTCCCGGTCGCCGCCGGTGATTATTATTATACTATCACAGAACAATATGCCGCAGCTTTTCAAACATCCGAATTTGTCAAATGGTCGACACTCAAGTTAGCGCAAATTTCATTTCAATTAAAACGCTATAAAGAAGCGGGTCGTTATTATGAAGATTATATCACTAAATACCCTAAATCCGGCGATTTAGATCGCGTCTTATATGATCGCGGTTTATTGCTCAAAGACCGGTTAGCTGATTATGCGGAAGCATCGCGCATGTTTACGCGCCTGATCAGCGAATTTCCGAACAGTGAAAAAATAGATGACGCATACCTTGCTTTAGCGCAGTCGTTGCGTATGGATAATCAGATATCTGAAGCTCTTGATGCATTAGAGAAACTTAAAAGTAATTATCCCGGAACATTACTTTGGAATGATGCGTTGAATGAGCGCCGACGTATCGAATATTTTCATCAATACGGTAATAATACGACCACGCAAAGTATAATATATCTGATCGGCAATCTTATCGAAGATAAGCCGAAAGACGAAATCACATTTGCTTACGCGCGTTTATTTTTTGAACAACTCAAAGATTATGAGGGTGCGGCTGGGTTATTCAAAAAAACCATCCTTTCAACTAAAAACCGCGCTTTGACGGAAGAAGCTTTATTTTATCTCGCTCAAACCTATGACCGTATATCAGAAATGAAGCCAACACAGGCCGGTTATGCGGACAGCGCTGTCGGTGTGTACAAACAATTAGCCGTAGGCAAATATGCCGATGTCGCCACGTTGCGTGTCATCGAAAGCACACTGAAAACGATTAGTAATTCTACCGATCGCCAGAGAAAAGCTAAAGAGATGTACACCGGATTGCTGGAACGATTTCCCGGTTCAACGCTAAAGCCGAACATGCTCAAAGGATTGGGTGATGCGATGATGGCGCTCGGTGAATTAAAACCTGTTATTGTCCCACAGGTTCCTTTCGTTACCAAAAGTAAAGATAAATCACCCGTTACTGCAAAACCCGATTCACTGAAACCATTGAGTTCGGCGATGCAATGTTATGAAGCGATTATAAAAGATTTTCCGGACAGCCCTGTGGCCGAAGATGCGTTTTATAGTATGGCCGAAGCGTATTGGTTTTCCAAACAACCGGATTTGTATTATCAGACTTTGATCCGGTATGCGGCACAATATCCACGCGGGCGCTATATCGTCAAAACAAAAATGCTAATGGCACGCTATAAAGAGGAAAAATCTGATTATGCGCTTGCTTTGAATAATCTCAATGAGATCATCACGCATTATTTTTACACACCGTATGCCGATAGTGCAGCTCAATCCGTAGGACATAACTATCTTTTGTCAGGCCAATATACCCAAGCGATCAAAGCGTACCTTAATGCACGCACACAGGGCGAGTCCGCATTGGAGCAGATGGATATTATTGCCGCGCAACAAAAAATACATCATCCGCTTGATTACCGGTTGGCTTATTGCTACGACAAATCCGGTAATTTTACCAAAGCGGTGGAATACTACGAAGCGTATCTTTTTCCGGATAACAAAGGCGAATACGCGTTGCATGCACTGACAGCGCTTGCACAGATGTATGAGAAGAAGCAAGATTTTCAGATTGCACTGCCTTATTATCAACGTATCGCGCAGTTATATCCGGAGACCGAAGCCGGATTTAAAGCGCTGGCACGGGCATCGGAGATGTACTTCAATTCCGAGCAATACGATTCGGCAAAAGTAGCGTTTACGAAGCTAGCGTTATATACCAAAGATAAAATGCAGCAAATTGTTTTTGAGTCGCGCACGATCGTATGCGCATACCGTCTGGGTCAAATCGTCGAAACAGGAAAGTTGGAAAAAGACTTTAATAAAAAATACGAATCGGATAAAAACCTGAAACTTTTATTGTTGAATTATAACGCAGAATTTTTATTCGAATTAGGTCGTTATTATCAATACAATAAAACGCGTGCCGATTACGCTCAAGCTGTAAAAACATATACGCGTGTGATCGAAGATTATAAAACGGCGGCCATCATGCCTGAAGTTTTGTTTGAAATGGGAGTGATTAAGTTTAATGAAGGCAAGAGTAAAGAGGGTTTCGAATACTTTCAGCAAATTCCGCAAAAATGGCCGGATAGTGACATACTTCCGCGTGTCCATCTGAGAACGGCATTTGAAGCTTTTCGCCTAGAAAATGTTCAGCTCGCTGTTGAGGCCTCTAAGTTGGCGCTTCAAAATCCACGTATCAAATTAGCCGATGCCAAATTGGGAACTAATTTTTTGATCAAAGTGTATAAAGCCGCGGGATATTATGAAAACGGGTTGATGCTTATGCAGCAATATCTCGAACGTTTTCCGGACGACGATCCGGCAACGATTTGGGCCATGCGTATAGACATCGGCGCCATGCACAAAAACTTGAAGTCCTTTGATCGCGCGCTTGAGTATTTTAAAGATCTGATCAAAACGGCTTCCGGTGAAGACGAGGCGGAAATTCAATTTAATATCGCAGAAACGTATTGGGCGATGAATAATTTCGAACAGGCCTTGTTGGAATACTTACGCATCCCATATTTGACATTGGGGAAAAAATTCGATTGGTCCAGTGCTGCAAAAAGCCAAGCGGCGGAATGTTACGTGAAATTGTCCAAATACGATGAAGCTATACGAATGTATAATGATATTATTCGTGTCAATGGTCCGCAAAGCGAATACAGTGCCTATGCCAAACAACGAATCGAACAAATACAAGGCCTGAAAAAGAACTGATGATGACCGAAATTCCACGACAGGCGCGCAGCGTCGCTATTGGTGCGGCATTACAAGCGGCACGTATTATTACCGACTATTACGGGCGCGTATTTACGATTGATGCTAAGTTGCATAATGACTTTGTAACCGAAGTGGATCGTAAATCGGAAGAAGTTATCATACAGCACATTTTACGTGCTTTTCCGGATCATGCTATTTTAGCGGAAGAAACCGGTAAACATCGGAACGAAAGTCCTTTTCGATGGATTATAGACCCGTTGGATGGTACCACTAATTTTATTCACGGGATGCCTATGTTTGCCGTAAGCATTGCGCTGGAAGTGTATGGTCAGTTAGCGGTGGGCGTTGTATATGAGCCGTTGCGCAAAGAAATGTTTGTCGCCGAACGCGGTAAAGGCGCCTTTTTAAATGACCGCAAGATTCGGGTGTCTGTCACTACGGAGTATAATCGTTGTCTTTTAGCAACCGGATTTCCTTTCAAAACGTTTGATTTTATTGACGACTATCTCAATATATTTAAAACATTCATGACGCAAACGGCGGGTATTCGAAGACCCGGCTCCGCCGCATTGGATCTATGTTATCTTGCCTGCGGTCGTTTTGACGGTTTTTGGGAACTCAACCTCAATCCTTGGGATATAGCTGCCGGTACGTTGATTATACAAGAAGCCGGCGGACGTATTACCGGTTTTGACGGGCAAAATAATTTTTTATACAAAGGTCATGTAATCGGTTCCAACGGTATTTTACATGACTGGATGCTTTCGAATATTCAGAAATCACTCGGAGAGAAAATTAGTTTACTCTAAATATACATTCACTTAACTAAATGAGGTGTACTTTGAATCCAATAATGATGATGTGGTTGATGGGTGGTAATCCGGCTCCGGGCGGTGCAGCACCGAATCCTTTGCTGAGTTTTTTACCTTTTGTGTTTATCATTGCGATCATGTATTTCATGATGATTCGTCCTCAGCAAAAACGTCAAAAAGAACATCAAGCGATGGTGAGCGCTTTGGCGAAAGGGGATAAAGTAATTACGGTCGGCGGTATCCATGGTGTAGTCCAAGGTACCAAAGAGACGACGGTATTGGTAAAAATAGCTGATAATGTAAAAGTCGAAATCGAACGTTCGGCTGTAACCACCGTTGTCAAAGGTTCCGGCGAAGCATCCGCTGAAGTAAAATCGGCCGAATAACCGATTTCATTGTGAAAGTGGTTTTATACGGCGATCCCATTTTGCGCTCAGTTTGTAAACCGGTCATTGCTATTACGGACACGTTACGCATGACGATCGCGAATATGATCGAAACGATTGCTGAACACCAAGGCGTCGGTTTGGCGGCACCGCAAGTGGGCATGAGTGAACGTTTTGTCGTCATTGATCCGCGCCTAATGGATCGCACCGAAGAAGTGATCGTGATGATCAATCCGGAAATACGCGAAAG
This is a stretch of genomic DNA from bacterium. It encodes these proteins:
- a CDS encoding UvrD-helicase domain-containing protein, whose product is MSGDGLTTNLNDAQKIAVQTTDGPVLILAGAGSGKTSVLTRRIAYLIAEKQISPFNILAVTFTNKAAGEMKHRIERLVGYHSQKIWIGTFHSIFGKILRNEAEKIGYSKNYTIYDSDDQLNLVKISMEYLGISQELYSPNIIRAKINKAKNTFQNPSQFHKSVDNPMDEKAALVYTDYEKRLRQASAFDFDDLIVKPIELFQQFPDTLTFYQEKFHYIHVDEYQDTNRAQYILMKMLAAKYRNLCVVGDDDQSIYGWRHADIGNILNFEKDYPEASVYKLEQNYRSTANILQVANEVVRNNEIRKDKSLWTDKAQGKLITVFECDDDRAEAKNIAQVIQKKIQQEKIRFADFAVLYRTNAQSRVLEDALRQMSIAYVIVGGVRFYDRKEVKDVMAYLKLISNPADVISLQRVINFPARGIGKTTLEKLEEFSQVKNMPLFDAFRNVRSFGAGLIQERTMAAIVSFCEFIQKYQELRTQMGFGEWVRILIDELGLLKMYQQENSVEAISRYENIVELLNAVSEFSMKYDAEQAEEPVLEAFLKEVALVADVDKYDENKNAVTLMTIHSAKGLEFPLVVVAGLEEGLFPLENARNNARELEEERRLFYVSATRAQRELYLSFAKRRMRFNNIYQTDRSRFIEEVPAKLLDWQKISTYEPRLFEGSGKSWQSKNYSGSERVTAYEDGPSRVKKSLKDFSDEIVTSAAITETKYRIGQQVIHASFGTGTIKNSEGQGDKQKLTILFGDGVERRLMVKYANLMVK
- a CDS encoding tetratricopeptide repeat protein encodes the protein MNIRNSSILLTIILSLILSTPAHTQVSSADTDFLYARKLYDDKLYALAAQEFGKFIRNYPSDMRIPDARYYSGMAQFNEKNYEQARRDFQFLAIDYPKDKRAPDAWAKIAECYAAMGDYSSAANALTSIATFYPTAPNAVTSIIEASEYFIKAGDLRSAKDRLQKLIADRPDIPEANVSRFKLAMLLKNENDWPAASGALQTVIEKSKDQELVASAMFEQAGIADRLGKSDEARNAYVRIVTRYSKTKVNVYALFELGNILFRERNFIDARKNFEIVISNTLAPEPLKHAAQINLGDMLFVNEKYTLALDLYKRVSSEKNDSLNALEANFKSGLASEKLNLPVAAGDYYYTITEQYAAAFQTSEFVKWSTLKLAQISFQLKRYKEAGRYYEDYITKYPKSGDLDRVLYDRGLLLKDRLADYAEASRMFTRLISEFPNSEKIDDAYLALAQSLRMDNQISEALDALEKLKSNYPGTLLWNDALNERRRIEYFHQYGNNTTTQSIIYLIGNLIEDKPKDEITFAYARLFFEQLKDYEGAAGLFKKTILSTKNRALTEEALFYLAQTYDRISEMKPTQAGYADSAVGVYKQLAVGKYADVATLRVIESTLKTISNSTDRQRKAKEMYTGLLERFPGSTLKPNMLKGLGDAMMALGELKPVIVPQVPFVTKSKDKSPVTAKPDSLKPLSSAMQCYEAIIKDFPDSPVAEDAFYSMAEAYWFSKQPDLYYQTLIRYAAQYPRGRYIVKTKMLMARYKEEKSDYALALNNLNEIITHYFYTPYADSAAQSVGHNYLLSGQYTQAIKAYLNARTQGESALEQMDIIAAQQKIHHPLDYRLAYCYDKSGNFTKAVEYYEAYLFPDNKGEYALHALTALAQMYEKKQDFQIALPYYQRIAQLYPETEAGFKALARASEMYFNSEQYDSAKVAFTKLALYTKDKMQQIVFESRTIVCAYRLGQIVETGKLEKDFNKKYESDKNLKLLLLNYNAEFLFELGRYYQYNKTRADYAQAVKTYTRVIEDYKTAAIMPEVLFEMGVIKFNEGKSKEGFEYFQQIPQKWPDSDILPRVHLRTAFEAFRLENVQLAVEASKLALQNPRIKLADAKLGTNFLIKVYKAAGYYENGLMLMQQYLERFPDDDPATIWAMRIDIGAMHKNLKSFDRALEYFKDLIKTASGEDEAEIQFNIAETYWAMNNFEQALLEYLRIPYLTLGKKFDWSSAAKSQAAECYVKLSKYDEAIRMYNDIIRVNGPQSEYSAYAKQRIEQIQGLKKN
- a CDS encoding inositol monophosphatase is translated as MTEIPRQARSVAIGAALQAARIITDYYGRVFTIDAKLHNDFVTEVDRKSEEVIIQHILRAFPDHAILAEETGKHRNESPFRWIIDPLDGTTNFIHGMPMFAVSIALEVYGQLAVGVVYEPLRKEMFVAERGKGAFLNDRKIRVSVTTEYNRCLLATGFPFKTFDFIDDYLNIFKTFMTQTAGIRRPGSAALDLCYLACGRFDGFWELNLNPWDIAAGTLIIQEAGGRITGFDGQNNFLYKGHVIGSNGILHDWMLSNIQKSLGEKISLL
- the yajC gene encoding preprotein translocase subunit YajC, encoding MWLMGGNPAPGGAAPNPLLSFLPFVFIIAIMYFMMIRPQQKRQKEHQAMVSALAKGDKVITVGGIHGVVQGTKETTVLVKIADNVKVEIERSAVTTVVKGSGEASAEVKSAE